In a single window of the Nocardioides sp. L-11A genome:
- a CDS encoding MauE/DoxX family redox-associated membrane protein codes for MRGTLAWVGLVARLVTGGVWIVAGGLKITEPDASIDAVRAYQLLPSSVAEVVGLALPAVELVVGLALVLGVFARGAAVVSALLFAAFIVGIASVWARGIEIDCGCFGGGGAKAGAASAYPWEIARDVALLAASLLVAFLRRTRLSLDSLLFTSGPDERAAVTEGAVH; via the coding sequence ATGAGAGGGACGCTGGCCTGGGTGGGTCTTGTCGCCCGGCTGGTGACCGGTGGCGTGTGGATCGTCGCCGGTGGGCTGAAGATCACCGAGCCGGACGCGAGCATCGACGCCGTGCGCGCCTACCAGCTGCTGCCGTCGTCGGTGGCCGAGGTCGTCGGCCTCGCGCTGCCCGCGGTCGAGCTGGTCGTCGGCCTGGCGCTGGTGCTGGGTGTGTTCGCCCGGGGCGCCGCGGTCGTGTCGGCCCTGCTGTTCGCGGCCTTCATCGTCGGCATCGCGTCGGTGTGGGCGCGCGGCATCGAGATCGACTGCGGCTGCTTCGGCGGCGGCGGAGCCAAGGCGGGCGCCGCGTCGGCGTACCCGTGGGAGATCGCCCGCGACGTCGCGCTGCTGGCCGCCTCCCTCCTCGTCGCGTTCCTGCGCCGGACGCGACTGTCCCTCGATTCCCTACTGTTCACCTCGGGGCCCGACGAGCGGGCCGCCGTCACCGAAGGAGCCGTGCACTGA
- a CDS encoding pirin family protein translates to MPAITVDDLTVLSRLKAPGLGDQPRPVWQVTTAPQGYEGEGFPVRRAFAGIDLRHLDPFIMMDQMGEVEYAPGEPKGTPWHPHRGFETVTYIIDGVFDHQDSHGGGGTITNGDTQWMTAGSGLLHIETPPEWLVQAGGLFHGIQLWVNLPKTDKMNDPRYQDIRSGEVALLTSDDAGALVRVIAGSVGGHAGPGSTYSPMTLVHASIEPGARLDLPWDVDYNALVYVLNGSGTVGATEPSPVHTGQTAVLGAGDYLTITADGAQESRSPKLDVIVVGGRPIREPIAWAGPFVMNTKAEVMTAYEDFQKGRFGLPIGG, encoded by the coding sequence ATGCCCGCCATCACCGTCGACGACCTGACCGTCCTGTCGCGCCTGAAGGCGCCGGGGCTCGGGGACCAGCCCCGCCCGGTGTGGCAGGTGACGACCGCGCCCCAGGGCTACGAGGGGGAGGGCTTCCCGGTGCGCCGCGCCTTCGCCGGCATCGACCTGCGCCATCTCGACCCGTTCATCATGATGGACCAGATGGGCGAGGTGGAATACGCGCCCGGTGAGCCCAAGGGCACCCCGTGGCACCCGCACCGCGGCTTCGAGACCGTCACCTACATCATCGACGGCGTCTTCGACCACCAGGACAGTCACGGGGGCGGCGGCACCATCACCAACGGCGACACCCAGTGGATGACCGCTGGCAGCGGGCTGCTGCACATCGAGACGCCGCCCGAGTGGCTGGTCCAGGCCGGCGGTCTGTTCCACGGCATCCAGCTCTGGGTGAACCTGCCCAAGACCGACAAGATGAACGACCCGCGCTACCAGGACATCCGCTCCGGCGAGGTCGCGCTGCTCACCAGTGACGACGCCGGCGCGCTGGTCCGGGTGATCGCGGGTAGCGTCGGCGGGCACGCCGGCCCCGGCTCGACGTACAGCCCGATGACGCTCGTGCACGCCAGCATCGAGCCCGGTGCCCGCCTCGACCTGCCGTGGGACGTCGACTACAACGCGCTCGTCTATGTGCTCAACGGCTCCGGGACGGTCGGCGCCACCGAGCCGAGTCCCGTGCACACCGGCCAGACCGCCGTGCTCGGTGCCGGCGACTACCTGACGATCACCGCCGACGGCGCCCAGGAGAGCCGTTCGCCGAAGCTCGACGTCATCGTCGTCGGCGGCCGCCCGATCCGGGAGCCGATCGCCTGGGCCGGCCCGTTCGTGATGAACACCAAGGCCGAGGTGATGACGGCCTACGAGGACTTCCAGAAGGGCCGGTTCGGATTGCCGATCGGCGGCTGA
- a CDS encoding glycerophosphodiester phosphodiesterase family protein yields the protein MRTTSLLVAVVLALGILGSAPSMARAEATQDTAGTAPAGVRTFEAVAHRGAIGRHRTENGLRSLRHAAALGADRVELDVRPTADGRLVVMHDARLDRTTDCRGRVSAWTLARIQRSCRLRDGSDVPSLELYVTEARRLEVGLLIELKQAPGWRHKTWRYLRETVDALHDADRVRLLSFHPALLRRAAKALPDTSTVWIAHHFRPNIRQVARIADGVSIDARFVTPRLVRRLQVAGLLVLGQVSNRRSDWQRYLHAGVDSGSTDRIAGLVTWRHRRQPAAD from the coding sequence GTGCGCACCACCTCCCTGCTCGTCGCCGTCGTGCTGGCACTCGGCATCCTCGGCTCCGCCCCGAGCATGGCTCGGGCCGAGGCGACGCAGGACACAGCAGGTACGGCGCCGGCCGGGGTCCGCACCTTCGAGGCGGTGGCTCACCGGGGCGCGATCGGACGCCACCGCACCGAGAACGGCCTGCGGTCGCTGCGCCACGCCGCCGCGCTCGGAGCGGACCGGGTCGAGCTCGATGTCCGGCCGACCGCAGACGGTCGCCTGGTCGTGATGCACGACGCCCGACTCGATCGGACGACGGACTGCAGGGGTCGGGTCAGCGCCTGGACCCTGGCCCGGATCCAGCGGTCCTGCCGGCTCCGCGACGGCAGCGACGTCCCCTCACTGGAGCTCTACGTCACCGAGGCTCGCCGACTCGAGGTCGGCCTGCTCATCGAGCTCAAGCAGGCGCCCGGTTGGCGGCACAAGACCTGGCGGTACCTGCGCGAGACCGTCGATGCGCTCCACGACGCCGACCGAGTGCGACTGCTGTCATTCCACCCGGCGCTGCTACGCCGGGCCGCCAAGGCGCTCCCCGACACCTCGACGGTCTGGATCGCGCACCACTTCCGGCCCAACATCCGACAGGTCGCCCGGATCGCCGACGGAGTGTCGATCGACGCGCGGTTCGTGACGCCGCGCCTGGTCAGGCGGTTGCAGGTCGCTGGGCTCCTCGTCCTCGGGCAGGTCTCCAATCGGCGTAGCGACTGGCAGCGGTATCTGCACGCGGGCGTCGACAGCGGCAGCACCGACCGCATCGCCGGCCTGGTCACGTGGCGGCACCGACGCCAACCCGCCGCCGACTGA
- a CDS encoding nucleotidyltransferase domain-containing protein: MHAQTELLERLTAAIRRDERVLGLGLSGSMADGTADEHSDVDLVVVVRDEAYDEVMADRLGLIGSWASLVDGFTGEHVGEPRLIIALVGPPLLHVDFKFVRISDLGDRVGDPVVVWERDGSLTRALAARPAAGEGYDAAWVEERFWTWIHYGATKLARGELFEVIGFLGFLREVVYGPLAAALGGAAPRGVRRLETLAPDRARALEATVCGYDAAEAGAALVACVDLYRAWTARLAVPPRRNERAARLVEDYLRDVVAPEAPR, from the coding sequence GTGCACGCGCAAACCGAGCTTCTCGAACGACTGACGGCCGCCATCCGGCGAGACGAGCGGGTGCTCGGACTGGGGCTGTCCGGCTCGATGGCGGACGGGACGGCGGACGAGCACTCCGATGTCGACCTCGTCGTCGTCGTGCGCGACGAGGCGTACGACGAGGTGATGGCCGACCGGCTCGGTCTGATCGGCTCCTGGGCGTCCCTGGTCGACGGGTTCACCGGCGAGCATGTGGGGGAGCCACGGTTGATCATCGCGCTGGTCGGCCCGCCGCTGCTGCACGTCGACTTCAAGTTCGTACGGATCTCCGACCTCGGCGACCGCGTCGGCGACCCGGTCGTCGTCTGGGAGCGCGACGGCAGCCTCACCCGGGCCCTGGCGGCGCGGCCGGCCGCGGGGGAGGGGTACGACGCCGCGTGGGTCGAGGAGAGGTTCTGGACCTGGATCCACTACGGCGCGACGAAGCTCGCCCGCGGGGAGCTGTTCGAGGTGATCGGCTTCCTCGGCTTCCTGCGCGAGGTCGTCTACGGACCCCTGGCCGCTGCACTCGGCGGTGCGGCCCCCCGCGGCGTACGCCGGTTGGAGACGCTCGCTCCGGACCGGGCGCGCGCCCTCGAGGCCACGGTCTGCGGGTACGACGCCGCGGAGGCCGGCGCAGCGCTCGTCGCCTGCGTCGACCTCTACCGGGCCTGGACCGCTCGCCTGGCCGTGCCCCCGCGGCGCAATGAGCGCGCCGCGCGCCTGGTCGAGGACTACCTGCGCGATGTCGTCGCGCCGGAGGCCCCGCGCTGA
- a CDS encoding helix-turn-helix domain-containing protein has product MKSVDTGRTPDEIVLTPAARRILDVASALFYARGITAVGVDTIAAESGVTKRTLYDRFGSKDALVASCLDERNRLWWARLDARLAELSGERVLAAFDCYLDTRDIDRGCAFLNAAAELPREHPAHVLARAHKRAVRERLGELLALDHPDLEGRDELAEHLFLLLEGAVSQRGLDDDDRRMRTARDLAASLLPSGRPGSTQG; this is encoded by the coding sequence GTGAAGTCAGTGGACACCGGGAGGACGCCCGACGAGATCGTCCTGACGCCCGCAGCGCGCCGGATCCTCGACGTCGCCTCCGCCCTGTTCTACGCACGAGGGATCACCGCGGTGGGCGTCGACACCATCGCCGCGGAGTCGGGCGTCACCAAGCGCACGCTGTACGACCGGTTCGGATCCAAGGACGCGCTGGTGGCGAGCTGCCTGGACGAGCGCAACCGGCTCTGGTGGGCCCGCCTGGACGCCCGACTGGCCGAGCTCAGCGGCGAGCGGGTGCTCGCGGCCTTCGACTGCTACCTCGACACCCGCGACATCGACCGCGGCTGCGCCTTCCTCAACGCCGCCGCCGAGCTGCCGCGCGAGCACCCCGCGCACGTCCTCGCGCGAGCACACAAGCGCGCCGTCCGCGAACGGCTCGGCGAGCTCCTCGCACTGGACCACCCGGACCTCGAGGGGCGCGACGAGCTGGCCGAGCACCTCTTCCTGCTCCTCGAGGGCGCGGTCTCACAGCGGGGCCTCGACGACGACGACCGGCGGATGCGCACGGCGCGCGACCTCGCGGCTTCGCTGCTGCCGAGCGGTCGACCGGGATCCACCCAGGGGTGA
- a CDS encoding bifunctional helix-turn-helix transcriptional regulator/GNAT family N-acetyltransferase, with product MLTDVLRRFNRTYTQRIGVLDESFLGTGRPLAVSRLLFEVGSAPDATVRALRDRLDLDSGHLSRMLRRLEADGLVATVPDEADRRRRRVRLTPAGQEAYDDLERRSEQRAAELVAPLTARQQERLADALRTADLLVRAATVRLDEVPTDHPLAREATRRYVAELDARFRGGFDPGGPDAPEPGATYVLATSAGEPVAYGGIRPVLDDGTAEIKRMWVHGEWRGAGLGARMLRHLEALAAAQGRRRVVLDTNGTLLEAIAMYERSGYERIERYNDNRYAEAFFAKSL from the coding sequence ATGCTTACGGACGTGCTGCGGCGTTTCAACCGGACCTACACCCAGCGGATCGGGGTGCTCGACGAGTCCTTCCTCGGCACCGGCCGGCCGCTCGCCGTGTCACGACTGCTCTTCGAGGTGGGCAGCGCGCCGGACGCGACCGTGCGCGCCCTGCGCGACCGGCTCGACCTCGACTCCGGTCACCTGTCCCGGATGCTGCGCCGACTCGAGGCCGACGGCCTGGTCGCGACGGTCCCCGACGAGGCCGACCGCCGTCGACGTCGGGTCCGGCTCACGCCCGCCGGACAGGAGGCGTACGACGACCTGGAGCGTCGCTCCGAGCAGCGGGCGGCGGAGCTCGTGGCACCCCTGACCGCCCGACAGCAGGAGCGCCTGGCCGACGCGCTGCGGACCGCCGACCTGCTGGTCCGCGCGGCGACGGTCCGGCTCGACGAGGTGCCGACCGACCACCCGCTGGCCCGGGAGGCGACGCGGCGCTACGTCGCCGAGCTCGATGCCCGCTTCCGGGGCGGCTTCGACCCGGGCGGACCGGACGCGCCCGAGCCGGGGGCGACGTACGTCCTCGCGACCTCGGCCGGCGAGCCGGTCGCCTACGGCGGCATCCGCCCGGTCCTCGACGACGGGACCGCCGAGATCAAGCGGATGTGGGTGCACGGCGAATGGCGCGGGGCCGGCCTGGGAGCGCGGATGCTGCGCCACCTGGAGGCACTCGCCGCCGCACAGGGTCGCCGTCGCGTCGTGCTCGACACGAACGGGACCCTGCTCGAGGCGATCGCGATGTACGAGCGGTCAGGCTACGAGCGGATCGAGCGCTACAACGACAACCGCTACGCCGAGGCGTTCTTCGCCAAGTCCCTGTGA
- a CDS encoding thioredoxin domain-containing protein has protein sequence MSSNSKAKARAEKAAAERAAQAQRESRRRIFTIVGVLGVMVLIVGGSILVSVLNKEEVKAVGAGSSDYGVTIGDPDAPHSVIVYEDFLCPFCGQLESATRADFEKLAADGKVFVEYRPFDLLSQSFGDYPIRAASAFALVLEKSGPEVAKKFHDLLYENQPSEEAPDSVSDDDLVDLAVEAGATESDVRDGIESVSHKDWVTAATAEADKAGIRGTPTVLLDGEVYQDGRTIQDLAKNLVAELG, from the coding sequence ATGTCGTCGAACTCGAAGGCCAAGGCCCGGGCGGAGAAGGCCGCCGCAGAGCGGGCCGCGCAGGCTCAGCGCGAGAGCCGGCGCCGGATCTTCACGATCGTGGGCGTGCTCGGCGTCATGGTGCTCATCGTGGGCGGTTCGATCCTCGTGAGCGTCCTCAACAAGGAGGAGGTCAAGGCGGTCGGTGCCGGCTCCAGCGACTACGGCGTGACCATCGGCGATCCCGACGCACCCCACTCGGTCATCGTCTACGAGGACTTCCTGTGCCCCTTCTGCGGACAGCTGGAGTCCGCGACCCGCGCCGACTTCGAGAAGCTGGCGGCCGACGGCAAGGTGTTCGTCGAGTACCGCCCGTTCGACCTGCTCAGCCAGAGCTTCGGCGACTACCCGATCCGCGCGGCCAGCGCCTTCGCGCTGGTGCTGGAGAAGTCCGGGCCCGAGGTCGCGAAGAAGTTCCACGACCTGCTCTACGAGAACCAGCCCTCCGAGGAGGCGCCCGACTCGGTCAGCGACGACGACCTCGTCGACCTCGCCGTCGAGGCGGGCGCGACCGAGAGCGACGTCCGTGACGGCATCGAGAGCGTCTCCCACAAGGACTGGGTGACCGCAGCCACCGCCGAGGCCGACAAGGCCGGCATCCGGGGCACGCCCACCGTCCTGCTCGACGGGGAGGTCTACCAGGACGGCCGCACCATCCAGGACCTCGCCAAGAACCTGGTCGCCGAACTCGGGTGA
- a CDS encoding ATP-binding cassette domain-containing protein: MSSTVLDLHDVVFRRGGNEILHGVDLTVRAGEHWALLGPNGAGKSTLLGFCSAQVHPTSGTVDVLGKRLGRVELQELRRHIGHVNPRHPLQSGLSVHQVVLTGITGTIELPMRWSPTEAQARTADELIAEVGLTHRRDARWPNLSQGERGRTLIARALIAQPELLLLDEPTTGLDVAAREQLLSVLDRLAHTAPEVASVLVTHHLEELPTTTTHALLLAHGQVVVAGPVDEAVTTETITRTFEHPIEVDHDAGRWRARALPPTRLHSA; this comes from the coding sequence ATGAGCTCGACCGTCCTCGACCTGCACGACGTCGTCTTCCGCCGCGGAGGCAACGAGATCCTCCACGGGGTCGACCTCACCGTGCGCGCCGGTGAGCACTGGGCGCTGCTCGGCCCCAACGGCGCCGGGAAGAGCACGCTGCTCGGGTTCTGCAGCGCACAGGTGCACCCGACGTCCGGCACGGTCGACGTGCTCGGCAAGAGGCTGGGCCGGGTCGAGCTGCAGGAGCTGCGCCGCCACATCGGACACGTCAACCCACGCCACCCCCTCCAGTCCGGGCTGAGCGTCCACCAGGTGGTGCTGACCGGGATCACCGGCACCATCGAGCTGCCGATGCGCTGGTCCCCCACCGAGGCACAGGCGCGGACCGCCGACGAGCTGATCGCCGAGGTCGGCCTCACCCACCGGCGCGACGCCCGCTGGCCGAACCTCTCCCAGGGCGAGCGCGGCCGGACCCTGATCGCCCGGGCCCTGATCGCTCAGCCCGAGCTGCTGCTGCTGGACGAGCCGACCACCGGTCTCGACGTCGCCGCCCGCGAGCAGCTGCTCTCGGTCCTCGACCGGCTGGCCCACACGGCCCCCGAGGTCGCCTCGGTGCTGGTCACCCACCACCTCGAGGAGCTGCCCACCACCACGACCCACGCGCTGCTGCTCGCGCACGGACAGGTGGTGGTGGCCGGTCCGGTCGACGAGGCGGTCACCACCGAGACCATCACCCGCACCTTCGAGCACCCGATCGAGGTCGACCACGACGCCGGCCGCTGGCGGGCCCGCGCGCTGCCGCCGACCCGGCTGCACAGCGCGTAG
- a CDS encoding NAD(P)/FAD-dependent oxidoreductase: protein MTRGNYDVVIVGAGHNGLTAAAYLARAGLSVLVLERLGRVGGAAVSAPAFPGFPTRLSRYSYLVSLLPDRIVADLGLDLALVSRPTASYSPTVRDGRPTGLLVERIEGAATRASFRELTGSDDEYDAWRAFYAGVATLARAVAPTLTEPLATDAALRAQVDPEIWRDVVEQPIGVAIARRFRDDLVRGVVGTDALIGTFASLHDRSLAQNRCFLYHLIGNGTGEWRVPVGGMGAVTDALARAATEAGAEIVTGAGVSTIRPLGGAAAPVEVRWHDGAREHTVEGSFVLANVAPWVLRILLGEEEDPVSKPQGAQLKVNLLLSRLPRLRSGIDPEVAFAGTLHLAETASDLEVAWAAAQRGELPDPLPGEVYCHSLTDPSILGDVPPGTHTLTYFGLHTPARLFDADPDRMREEAVRRAIASLDAVLEDRLEDVVLRAPDGTPCIEAKIPQDIEADLAMPGGHIFHGDLEWPWAPARARLESPAERWGVQTGYPGVLLCGSGARRGGAVSGLGGHNAARAVLESR from the coding sequence ATGACCCGGGGGAACTACGACGTCGTCATCGTCGGTGCCGGCCACAACGGCCTGACCGCGGCGGCCTACCTGGCCCGTGCCGGACTCTCGGTCCTGGTGCTCGAGCGGCTCGGCAGGGTCGGCGGCGCCGCGGTCTCCGCGCCGGCCTTCCCCGGCTTCCCGACCCGGCTCTCGCGCTACTCCTACCTGGTCTCGCTCCTGCCCGACCGGATCGTGGCCGACCTCGGCCTCGACCTCGCACTGGTGAGCAGGCCGACGGCGTCGTACTCGCCGACGGTGCGTGACGGCCGACCCACCGGACTGCTGGTCGAGCGCATCGAGGGGGCCGCCACCCGAGCCTCCTTCCGCGAGCTGACCGGCAGCGACGACGAGTACGACGCCTGGCGGGCGTTCTACGCGGGCGTGGCGACCCTCGCCCGGGCCGTGGCGCCCACCCTGACCGAGCCGCTGGCCACCGACGCGGCGCTGCGCGCCCAGGTCGACCCGGAGATCTGGCGCGACGTCGTGGAACAGCCGATCGGCGTCGCCATCGCCCGCCGGTTCCGCGACGATCTGGTCCGCGGCGTCGTCGGCACCGACGCGCTGATCGGGACCTTCGCGTCGCTGCACGACCGCTCCCTGGCCCAGAACCGCTGCTTCCTCTATCACCTCATCGGCAACGGGACCGGCGAGTGGCGGGTGCCGGTGGGCGGGATGGGCGCCGTCACCGACGCGCTGGCGCGCGCCGCGACCGAGGCGGGCGCCGAGATCGTGACCGGGGCCGGCGTCAGCACCATCCGGCCCCTCGGCGGTGCGGCCGCGCCGGTCGAGGTCCGCTGGCACGACGGCGCCCGCGAGCACACCGTCGAGGGATCGTTCGTCCTGGCGAACGTCGCGCCCTGGGTGCTGCGGATCCTCCTCGGCGAGGAGGAGGACCCCGTCAGCAAGCCGCAGGGCGCCCAGCTCAAGGTCAACCTCCTGCTCTCCCGGCTGCCCCGGTTGCGGTCCGGCATCGACCCGGAGGTCGCCTTCGCCGGCACCCTCCACCTCGCCGAGACCGCCTCCGACCTGGAGGTCGCCTGGGCCGCGGCCCAGCGCGGCGAACTCCCCGACCCGTTGCCCGGCGAGGTCTACTGCCACTCGCTCACCGACCCGAGCATCCTCGGCGACGTCCCGCCCGGCACCCACACCCTGACCTACTTCGGCCTCCACACCCCGGCCCGTCTCTTCGACGCCGATCCGGACCGCATGCGCGAGGAGGCGGTCCGCCGGGCGATCGCCTCCCTCGACGCCGTGCTCGAGGACCGGCTCGAGGACGTCGTGCTGCGCGCGCCCGACGGCACCCCCTGCATCGAGGCCAAGATCCCCCAGGACATCGAGGCGGACCTCGCCATGCCGGGCGGTCACATCTTCCACGGGGACCTCGAGTGGCCCTGGGCTCCCGCCCGTGCCCGGCTGGAGAGCCCCGCCGAGCGGTGGGGCGTGCAGACCGGTTACCCCGGCGTCCTCCTGTGCGGCTCGGGGGCCCGACGGGGCGGCGCGGTGTCGGGACTCGGCGGGCACAACGCGGCACGGGCGGTGCTCGAGTCCCGCTGA
- the orn gene encoding oligoribonuclease: MNERLVWIDCEMTGLDLGADALIEVAALVTDFDLNVLGDGVDVIIKPPAEALDQMIEFVRNMHESSGLLAELENGVTLQEAEEQVMGYLREHCPPDSRPPLAGNSVATDRGFVARDMAVLDAFLHYRIVDVSSIKELAKRWFPRSYFNAPTKRGNHRALADIQESIEELRYYRDTVFVPLPGPDSDAAKEAAARHGGSITGLGTH; the protein is encoded by the coding sequence GTGAACGAACGACTGGTCTGGATCGACTGCGAGATGACCGGCCTCGACCTGGGGGCCGACGCGCTCATCGAGGTCGCGGCGCTGGTGACGGACTTCGACCTCAACGTGCTCGGTGACGGCGTCGACGTCATCATCAAACCGCCCGCGGAGGCGCTGGACCAGATGATCGAGTTCGTGCGGAACATGCACGAGTCCTCGGGCCTGCTCGCCGAGCTCGAGAACGGCGTGACGCTGCAGGAGGCCGAGGAGCAGGTGATGGGCTACCTGCGCGAGCACTGCCCGCCCGACAGCCGGCCGCCGCTGGCCGGGAACTCGGTCGCGACCGACCGCGGCTTCGTCGCCCGCGACATGGCCGTGCTGGACGCCTTCCTCCACTACCGGATCGTCGACGTCTCCTCGATCAAGGAGCTCGCCAAGCGCTGGTTCCCGCGCTCCTACTTCAACGCGCCCACGAAGCGCGGCAACCACCGCGCCCTGGCCGATATCCAGGAGAGCATCGAGGAGCTGCGCTACTACCGCGACACGGTCTTCGTGCCGCTCCCTGGGCCCGACTCCGACGCGGCGAAGGAGGCCGCGGCGCGCCACGGGGGCTCGATCACCGGCCTCGGCACCCACTGA
- a CDS encoding adenosine deaminase yields the protein MLSNFVAGLPKAELHVHHVGSASPRIVSELAERHPGTVPSDPDLLRDFFAFRDFAHFIEVYLAVVDLVRTPEDVRYLTYEIARELHEGQSVRYAELTCTPYTSVLPGEPGRGMAIEAYTEAIEDARIAAERDFGLVLRWIYDIPGESGVPAADATLGFALDHGPDGLVGFGLGGPEIGVPREWFVPHFAAARAAGLRSVPHAGETTGPETIWTSLRDLGAERIGHGTSAAQDPALLAHLAEHRIPLEVCPSSNVATRAVASLDEHPLPVFVEAGVLVTINSDDPPMFGTTLNQEYEVAAGLLGLDESGLAELAVAGVDASFAPEDVKERLRAEIAAYAPPA from the coding sequence GTGCTGAGCAACTTCGTCGCGGGTCTGCCGAAGGCCGAACTCCACGTCCACCACGTCGGCTCCGCGTCGCCGCGGATCGTGTCCGAGCTGGCCGAGCGCCACCCGGGCACGGTCCCGTCCGACCCGGACCTGCTGCGGGACTTCTTCGCCTTCCGCGACTTCGCGCACTTCATCGAGGTCTACCTCGCCGTCGTCGACCTGGTCCGCACGCCGGAGGACGTCCGGTACCTCACCTACGAGATCGCCCGCGAGCTCCACGAGGGCCAGTCCGTCCGGTACGCCGAGCTCACCTGTACGCCGTACACGTCCGTGCTGCCCGGCGAGCCCGGTCGCGGCATGGCGATCGAGGCCTACACGGAGGCGATCGAGGACGCTCGGATCGCCGCGGAGCGTGACTTCGGCCTGGTGCTGCGCTGGATCTACGACATCCCGGGGGAGTCCGGCGTCCCGGCGGCGGACGCGACGCTGGGCTTCGCGCTCGACCACGGGCCCGACGGCCTGGTCGGGTTCGGCCTCGGCGGACCGGAGATCGGGGTGCCGCGCGAGTGGTTCGTGCCGCACTTCGCGGCGGCCCGGGCGGCCGGCCTGCGGTCGGTTCCCCACGCGGGCGAGACGACGGGGCCCGAGACGATCTGGACCTCACTGCGCGACCTCGGCGCCGAGCGGATCGGGCACGGCACCTCGGCCGCGCAGGACCCGGCCCTGCTGGCCCATCTCGCCGAGCACCGGATCCCGCTGGAGGTCTGCCCGTCGTCCAATGTCGCCACCCGCGCGGTCGCCTCCCTCGACGAGCATCCGCTGCCGGTCTTCGTCGAGGCGGGTGTCCTGGTGACGATCAACTCCGACGACCCGCCCATGTTCGGCACCACGCTCAACCAGGAGTACGAGGTCGCGGCCGGACTGCTCGGTCTCGACGAGAGTGGCCTGGCCGAGCTCGCCGTCGCCGGCGTGGACGCCTCCTTCGCCCCCGAGGACGTCAAGGAGCGGCTGCGCGCCGAGATCGCGGCGTACGCGCCCCCGGCGTGA